One Nitrospirota bacterium DNA segment encodes these proteins:
- a CDS encoding glutamate-5-semialdehyde dehydrogenase — translation MTNQAYLQALCQKAKNAAREVAILSTNVKNNVLLTMADLLLKHEKEILKENQKDLNNARVQKLEPAKIERLTLNKKRIEEMAAGLREVAALPDPVGEVLQLEKRPNGMQVGRMRVPIGVIAIIYESRPNVTVDSASLCLKSGNGVILKGGSEALHSNEKLVDLFSEALKMFGVAEGAVTFINRTDRSVTTDLLKLDAYVDLVIPRGGEALIKAVTENSRIPVIKHDKGLCHVYIDEAADLEMAKKIAINAKVQRPGTCNAMETLLVHQKIAPLIFPDLLEKLNQRGVELRGCAETQKYGKFVKPAAESDYHTEYLDLTLSIRVVQTMEEAINHIEKYGSRHTESIITENYSKGLRFLNEVDASAVLINASTRLNDGYQFGLGAEIGISTTRIHARGPMGLKELTSMKFVVLGTGQIRE, via the coding sequence ATGACAAATCAAGCCTATCTCCAAGCGCTTTGCCAAAAAGCGAAAAATGCCGCCAGGGAAGTGGCCATTTTAAGCACAAACGTAAAAAACAATGTCCTTTTAACCATGGCCGATCTACTCTTGAAGCATGAGAAAGAGATTCTTAAAGAAAATCAAAAAGATCTGAACAATGCCCGGGTTCAAAAGCTCGAGCCTGCGAAAATTGAACGGTTAACCTTAAACAAAAAAAGAATTGAAGAAATGGCCGCCGGATTGAGGGAGGTTGCAGCCCTTCCCGACCCCGTGGGTGAAGTTCTTCAACTGGAAAAACGGCCGAACGGCATGCAGGTGGGACGGATGAGAGTGCCGATTGGCGTCATCGCTATTATTTACGAGTCGAGGCCCAACGTTACGGTAGATTCCGCAAGCCTCTGTTTAAAATCGGGAAACGGAGTGATCTTAAAAGGGGGCTCCGAAGCGCTTCATTCCAACGAGAAGCTGGTTGACCTTTTTTCAGAAGCGTTGAAAATGTTTGGCGTCGCTGAGGGGGCTGTAACCTTTATCAATCGAACTGACCGGTCGGTCACCACGGACTTGTTAAAATTGGACGCTTATGTCGACCTGGTCATTCCCCGGGGAGGAGAGGCTTTAATTAAAGCGGTCACAGAAAACTCCCGGATTCCGGTCATTAAGCACGACAAAGGGTTATGCCATGTTTATATTGATGAGGCGGCCGATTTGGAAATGGCCAAAAAAATCGCCATCAACGCTAAAGTTCAACGGCCCGGGACCTGTAACGCTATGGAAACGCTGCTGGTTCATCAAAAAATCGCCCCTTTGATTTTTCCAGATTTGCTGGAAAAACTCAACCAACGGGGGGTGGAATTAAGAGGATGCGCTGAAACCCAAAAATACGGAAAATTTGTAAAACCGGCTGCCGAATCAGATTATCATACGGAATATCTGGACCTCACGCTCTCTATAAGGGTCGTTCAAACGATGGAAGAAGCCATAAACCATATTGAAAAATATGGTTCGCGCCATACCGAATCGATCATTACGGAAAACTATTCAAAAGGACTTCGCTTTCTAAACGAAGTTGATGCCTCGGCCGTTTTAATTAACGCCTCGACCCGGCTAAATGACGGGTATCAATTTGGCCTGGGTGCGGAAATAGGCATCAGCACCACCCGAATTCACGCCAGGGGACCGATGGGGTTAAAAGAGTTGACCTCCATGAAGTTTGTTGTCCTTGGTACAGGCCAAATCAGAGAATGA
- the proB gene encoding glutamate 5-kinase — protein MNRRTDVFKNVKRVVIKIGSRIIASKGAGLNKSRIERLANEIFHLKEKGFEIVLVSSGAILAGMEKLGLKERPKTIPLKQAAAAVGQSQLMWLYEKTFKEHNLHVAQILLTGEDLADRKRFLNSRNTFFTLFDHKVIPIVNENDTVSIDEIKFGDNDHLAALVTNLIDGQLLIILTDVDGLFTADPRTNPHAELLSEVDEISEKIEKSALGSGTLEGTGGMRSKIEAAKKVGAYGVPTLLLNGTHPGILSLAFGGEAVGTLFRVKGEKLNSRKHWIAFSIRSKGELYLDEGAATALVQKGKSLLPSGITSVKGIFMAGDAVTCIDPNGKEIAKGLVNYPTPEINQIKGIKTTQIEKVLGYKFSDEVIHRNNLVIL, from the coding sequence ATGAACAGACGGACAGATGTATTTAAAAATGTAAAACGGGTGGTCATTAAGATCGGCAGCCGGATTATCGCGTCTAAAGGGGCCGGCTTGAACAAATCGAGAATTGAGCGCCTGGCAAATGAAATCTTCCATCTTAAAGAAAAGGGATTCGAGATTGTCCTGGTTTCGTCCGGCGCCATTTTGGCGGGAATGGAAAAACTTGGTTTAAAAGAACGGCCGAAAACAATCCCTTTAAAACAGGCCGCCGCCGCCGTAGGGCAGAGTCAATTGATGTGGCTGTACGAAAAAACCTTTAAAGAACATAACCTTCATGTGGCCCAGATTTTACTTACCGGAGAAGACCTGGCCGACCGAAAACGTTTTTTAAATTCCCGGAACACCTTTTTCACCCTTTTTGACCATAAGGTCATCCCGATCGTTAACGAAAATGATACGGTTTCAATCGATGAAATTAAATTCGGAGACAATGACCACCTGGCCGCTCTGGTGACTAATCTGATTGACGGACAGCTTTTGATTATTCTGACGGATGTTGACGGCCTCTTTACAGCGGATCCCCGAACAAACCCCCACGCTGAACTACTTTCTGAAGTTGATGAAATCTCTGAGAAAATTGAAAAAAGCGCCTTAGGAAGCGGAACGCTGGAAGGTACCGGCGGAATGCGTTCAAAAATAGAGGCGGCAAAAAAAGTGGGGGCGTATGGCGTCCCTACCCTTCTTTTAAATGGAACCCATCCCGGCATCCTTTCTCTCGCTTTTGGCGGTGAAGCTGTAGGAACCCTTTTTCGGGTCAAAGGAGAAAAACTCAACAGCCGGAAACATTGGATTGCTTTTTCAATCCGATCAAAGGGGGAGCTTTATCTGGATGAAGGCGCGGCAACCGCCCTCGTACAAAAAGGGAAGAGCCTTCTTCCCTCAGGAATTACTTCAGTGAAAGGAATTTTTATGGCAGGCGATGCCGTAACCTGCATTGATCCAAATGGAAAGGAAATTGCCAAAGGACTGGTGAATTACCCGACCCCTGAAATTAATCAAATTAAAGGAATTAAAACAACCCAAATTGAAAAAGTGTTAGGCTATAAATTCTCTGACGAGGTTATTCACCGAAACAACCTCGTCATACTATAA
- the obgE gene encoding GTPase ObgE: MQFIDQVKIYLKAGDGGNGCTSFRREKFVPRGGPDGGDGGKGGSLVLAASPHLNTLIDLRYQQNYFIKHAEHGQGKKMYGKNSPDVMIQVPVGTTVKDFDTGEILADLVVPGETFLAAKGGRGGRGNAHFATPTHQAPTRAEPGEPGEEKTLLLELKLLADVGLVGFPNAGKSTFISAVSSAHPRIADYPFTTLTPQLGVVSWGNRKSFVVADIPGLIEGAHEGKGLGFQFLRHVERTSLLLHLIDISEMNDDDPVQSFKTIRNELDLYHKDLSLKPFVVGASKVDIQGSGEKLKKLQKFCKTHQYDFFAFSAAAHTGLEPLIKSLGSKVDQIRRPELLESQST, translated from the coding sequence ATGCAATTTATTGATCAAGTTAAAATTTATTTAAAAGCGGGAGATGGAGGAAACGGCTGTACCAGCTTCCGGCGTGAAAAATTTGTTCCGCGGGGAGGCCCGGATGGAGGAGATGGAGGGAAAGGGGGAAGTCTTGTCCTGGCGGCTTCTCCCCATCTAAATACCTTAATCGACCTGAGGTACCAGCAAAACTATTTCATAAAACACGCGGAACATGGTCAGGGGAAAAAAATGTATGGCAAGAATTCTCCGGATGTCATGATCCAGGTTCCTGTCGGAACAACGGTAAAAGATTTTGATACCGGTGAAATACTGGCCGATTTAGTGGTCCCGGGAGAAACTTTTTTGGCCGCCAAAGGGGGGCGAGGGGGGCGGGGAAATGCCCATTTTGCAACGCCGACGCATCAGGCGCCCACCCGCGCGGAACCTGGAGAACCGGGTGAAGAAAAAACGCTTTTGCTGGAGCTTAAGCTTCTGGCAGATGTCGGCCTGGTTGGCTTTCCGAATGCGGGTAAATCAACTTTTATTTCCGCTGTTTCTTCTGCCCATCCCAGAATCGCAGATTACCCTTTCACCACCCTTACCCCGCAATTAGGGGTGGTTTCGTGGGGGAATCGTAAAAGCTTTGTCGTGGCGGACATCCCCGGGTTAATTGAAGGCGCTCACGAAGGGAAGGGACTCGGATTTCAATTTCTCCGGCACGTAGAAAGGACCTCTCTTTTGCTCCATCTGATCGATATCTCTGAAATGAACGATGACGATCCGGTTCAGAGCTTTAAGACCATTCGAAACGAGCTTGACCTCTATCACAAAGATTTAAGTTTGAAACCATTCGTTGTGGGAGCCTCCAAAGTTGATATTCAGGGGTCTGGTGAAAAGCTAAAAAAACTACAAAAGTTTTGTAAAACCCATCAATACGATTTCTTTGCGTTCTCCGCGGCGGCTCATACCGGCCTGGAACCTCTGATTAAATCCCTTGGAAGCAAAGTTGATCAAATCCGGCGTCCTGAACTGCTGGAAAGCCAATCCACTTAA
- the rsfS gene encoding ribosome silencing factor, giving the protein MIYAVKKVTFIADYFVICTADSQTQLNAIAEEIEKQLGKEGFHPPGIEGEKVSHWILMDYGDVIIHLFRKDARDFYNLDGLWGDSPKIDLEERVLHIKKAMLK; this is encoded by the coding sequence GTGATTTACGCGGTTAAAAAAGTCACTTTCATCGCCGACTATTTCGTTATCTGTACTGCAGATTCTCAAACCCAACTGAACGCAATTGCCGAAGAAATTGAAAAACAACTTGGGAAAGAGGGGTTTCACCCGCCCGGCATTGAAGGTGAAAAGGTCTCTCACTGGATCCTTATGGATTATGGAGATGTGATCATTCACCTCTTCAGAAAGGACGCCCGCGACTTCTACAATTTAGACGGGCTGTGGGGAGACTCACCCAAAATCGATCTTGAAGAAAGAGTGCTTCACATTAAAAAAGCTATGTTAAAATAG
- the nadD gene encoding nicotinate (nicotinamide) nucleotide adenylyltransferase, whose translation MKIGILGGTFNPIHLGHLHLALEVRSKTGLDEILFIPAGIPPHKIDEDLASPADRFKMVEMAISDYPFFKISDFEIKRAEKSYSIDTVRALKKSHPLNEFFFIIGLDAFMEIESWKDSPFLLQTVHFIVVSRPGYQFAHLVRLPFFKGSSVENLARLDDQRINRLDVHLNEFPTLILLHINPRPISSSEIRQTLKLTGRLGNNLLPEHVKSFIIKKKIF comes from the coding sequence ATGAAGATCGGCATTTTGGGAGGGACCTTTAATCCCATTCATCTGGGACATCTTCATCTTGCTTTAGAAGTCCGTTCAAAAACGGGCCTTGATGAAATTTTATTTATTCCTGCCGGCATCCCGCCTCATAAAATCGATGAAGATTTAGCCTCTCCCGCCGATCGGTTTAAAATGGTTGAAATGGCAATTTCAGACTACCCTTTTTTTAAAATTTCAGATTTTGAAATCAAACGAGCCGAAAAATCCTATTCGATCGATACGGTTAGAGCGTTAAAAAAAAGCCATCCGTTAAATGAGTTTTTTTTTATTATCGGATTGGATGCCTTTATGGAAATTGAATCCTGGAAAGATTCGCCCTTTCTCCTTCAAACGGTGCATTTCATCGTTGTTTCAAGACCGGGTTACCAATTTGCTCACCTGGTCCGGCTCCCTTTTTTTAAGGGATCTTCTGTTGAAAATCTCGCCCGGCTTGACGACCAACGGATCAACCGGCTCGACGTCCATTTAAATGAATTTCCGACCCTGATTCTCCTCCATATCAACCCCAGGCCCATTTCCTCCTCAGAGATCAGACAAACGCTTAAGCTCACCGGTCGGTTAGGAAATAATCTCTTGCCCGAACACGTAAAATCTTTTATAATTAAAAAAAAGATTTTTTAA